In Peromyscus maniculatus bairdii isolate BWxNUB_F1_BW_parent chromosome 16, HU_Pman_BW_mat_3.1, whole genome shotgun sequence, the sequence taacataaagcATTTTGGAGGTTGAAGGTGTGGCTCCGTGGTTAGAGCATTTGCCCAACATGTCCAAGGTCTTGAGTTCTAACCCCAGgtctacaaaacaaaaatttaaagtatgtaTCTTTAAAAGCAATCTGCTCCAACAGTCTGAATGTAGAAGCCAATTTGAGAATCCAgctgacagagtttctctgtgtagctttgcacctttcatggatcttgctctgtacaccaggctggccttgaactcacggagatccacctggctctgcctccagagtgttggctggaattaaaggcgtgtgtcaccgctACCGCCAGGCCCAGCTGACTTCTATTAAGGTAAGATACTGAAGACATATGCAGCAAAAAGTctggggggttggtttttttgtgttgtttttcgagacaagagtttcaatgtagccttggagcctgtcctggaactctctctgtagacaaggttgacctcgaactcacagagatccgcctgcctctgcctcctgggtgctgggattaaaggcgtgcagcgccgccgccgccgccgccgccgccgccgccgccgccgccaccaccaccaccaccacccagcgcaaaagtgtatttttaaaaccattcttctcacacttgggaggcagaggcaggcagatctctgagtttgaggccaacctggtctacaaagtgagttccaggacaaccaaggctacacagaaggccctgtctcaaaaacaaacaaacaaacaaaaacaaaaaaaaaaaaaacctgactgttcctccagaggacccaggttcaattcccagcacccacatgatagctcacaactgtcttaacTCCAAGATctaataccctcacacagacatacatgctggaaaaacaccagtacataaaataaaaataaataattacaagaaagagagaaagagagagaggaaggaaggaaggaaggaaggaaggaaggaaggaaggaaggaaggaaggaaggaaggaaggaaggaaggcaagccATTCTCGCTAAActgttttcataaaaatttatCATTCAGTGTTTCAttatctgtgtgtggtgtatgcacacgTGGTACAGGTGTGTCGATCTATGCACACTCAAGGCCAGAGCATTTACTCCGTCactctcctttttttgtttgttttactttttattttcgaGGTTATATTATACtatctcccccttccctttcctccctccaccccccacacacactcctcctTGCTCTTCCAAATCCATGGCCACTTTCCCATTCATTGttgtcatacacatacatacgtgagtgtgtgtgtcctaaATACCTGCTCAGTCTATGTTACTGCTAtaaatgttttcagagctgaccactggAATTGGAGAACCAAccggtgtgctcttccctggggaagactacttctccctctctcagcatcccttagttgcctgtagttctttgtggagGGTTGAGGCCTTTTGTGAACTCTTTCTCTGTCTACTTTAGCATGTTTATTGTCTTTATTCAGTTCATCTCTAGgctgccatgttggtgagactctctgagtgtggcttctgacattcctaggagacactcGAAGcacactccctgatcctctgggacttatttctgcccccacccccacccctttagAAATGCTCCCTGAGCCTAGGAACCTTTTAGAAGGGTGTGTGGGTTGAGATTGGGcaccacaactctgcattttgattggttgtactTTTCTGTAATGCTTTCCATCTggtgcaaagagaagtttcttcctttttgctttcttttgtttttgctttggatattttgtttgattgtttgttttgagacagggtgtcttttgtgtagttttggtgcctgtcctggatctcactctgtagcccaggctggcctcgaactcacagagatccgcctgcctctgcctcccgagtgctgggattaaaggcgtgcctttttattttaaaccggcagattttattttatataaatgaatgttttcctgcatgtaagTGCAGCACTTATGTCTGCTGTGCGCAGATGCCGGAAATGGTTAGTGGACCCACTGGGACTGGATtacagttgtgagcggccatgtggatgctgaggatcaaaccacAGGGTCCTCtgaggaagtcagttctcttacCCATGTAGTTCTCTCTCCAGGCCACCctcctcttgagacagggtctcaaggtctgaacctggagctcagccagcagccagcagccagcaaggCCTAGCTATCCTTTTGTCTCAGCTCTCCAAGGCGCTGAGGAGAGAGCTCCATGGAGCTATACCTGGTTTTCACAGTAGTAGTGGCGATTTGGACTCAGATCTCTGTGCTTGCACAGCGAGAACTTAGCTCCAGAGCTCTCTCCTCAAATCCTTcactgttgcttttgtttgtttgaaacagggtctctctacatagccctggctgtcctgaattcactgtgttgaccaggctggccttgaattcagcagaacagcttggttctgcctccccattgctaggactaaaggcatgtcccaccatgcccacctacagttacttttaaataaattattaaaagtataatatttagtttttttcttctgttgaatGCCAACAGCtgtaatgcaaataaaaacttcccATGTCTTCAGTAATTTTTAGAAGTGTAATGGAATCCCAAGATGTGGTTGGAAATCATATTTCTAAAATGCATCAGATCAtgccctcccccgccccagacagggtttctctgtgtagctttgcacctgtcctagaactcactctgtagaccaggctgacctcaaactcagagatccacctggttctgcctcccacgtgctgggattactggcaccAGATCTTGTTTCAAAAGTCCTTGCATTTGCCTATCAgcctccacttcctgttgctgtcCTGGTGTTCTATGGCCTTTCCCTTCCTGCAACATTTGGGAGAGGGGAGCagtgaggcagggtttctctgtgtagctctgacagTCCtgaaactcgatctgtagacccaGACCGACATTAAACTCGAGAtcacccagcctctgcctccagagtgctgggattaaaggcgtgtgccaccacgcccagtgaGTGACTCCAACGGCTTTATTGATGTAATCTTGAACTCAGGAgattctccagcctctgcctccaggatgctgggattagaggcgtgcacccaGCGACTCATATAGCATTTATTGTTGTGCCTTCAGGAAGTCGAACACACTGCTGCTCTTGAACCCACTGCACTGACAGGCCCTATTAGAAGGGAAACAACTTCCCACGCTCTGCATGGCTATTTCTTTTGATTCCTTCAAGTCTTTTCTCAAATGTCATCATCGCAATAACTTAGCATCATAAGCATAGTATTTAAAGTTCTGAATCCTTCAAGCCGCCCCGATCCACCTGCATCTTCTAACCCTTATATCTGctttagcctctctctctctctctctctctctagactgGCATAATGTATGCTCTGGTGAGCACTGAATgagtgaaaaaaaattcattcaccATTTCTGAAGACATATGTCATAAAAGTGTGTATaacggtggtggcccacacctttaatcccagcattggggaggcaccggcaggcggatctctgtgagttcgaggccagcctggtctccaatgcgagttccaggaaaggcgcaaagctacacagagaaaccctgtctcgaaaaaccaaaaacagtgtGTATAACGGACTGAAGGCAATGAATGCTTAAAACCTTGATCTACAGAACCCTCCCCGAATCCCACCCAAGGAACACGGCAATCCACTACAAAGGATAAGATAAACTTTAAACTTTATAAAATTGATAAGGACGACAATCGactatggggaagaaaaaaagcGGACTCGAAACGCGTCAACACTCCCGTGCGGTCTTCTCCCGCGCTTGCCGGTTCTAGCACCGCTCCTCCCGCACAGTCCCCAGGGGTCCCGACgacggtctctctctctctctctctctctcggcgaCTCGTTGGGAATCGTCCGCGGGTAGGCAGGCCCGAGACGAAGGAAGACCACACAGCACAGGACGACCACGCATCCAGGAGGGAGctcgaggaggaggaggaggaggaggaggaggggaggggggtccAGGGCTTGGCCGGCGGGGAAGCCTGGCCAGCGCTCGCCTCAGTTCTCCTCGGGCTTGTCGGCCGGCGGCCCGCTGGGCTGCAGCATCTTCTCCATCAGGTTGAAGCGCACGCGCGCCTTGCTCTCATTCTCGGCGATGGCGAAGTAGTTGAGGAGGTCGAAGTGGCCCATGTAGGAGCAGTAGGAGTCCCGGTGCTGGTTCACCAGCCACTCCCACTTGGTGGTGTCGGCGTGGCCCGTGCCGATGTACTTGGACTGCAGATGCTCCAGCTGGCTGTGGATGGTGTACCGGTCCGTCATCTCGCCGCGTCGCTCTGGGCTTCGAGATCAGGCCCGCAGAGCAGAAGGCTGCCGCTCTCAGCGTTCAAAGGAGAGAGGAGACGACACCGGCGCCGCACGGAACCGCTACCGGCGACGCGGAACCTCCACCAGCGCAGGCGCGGGAGAAAGACGCCACCGGGACGCATGCGTAGCCGCTCACCTCCCGGGCGGAAGCGGAAGAGAATGCTGCCGCGGCATTGGAGTTGCCTAAGAAACCCGGGGCGGTCCCCTTCCCGAGCCCGCCTACTTGGGGAGCGATGCATGATGGTCGGCTGGGTGGCTCTTGGGTGATTACGTTCTAAGCCGAGCGTTGCATTCTGGGACTTGTAGTCCAAATGTTTGATGGTGGGGTTGGTTCGATTGTTTCCTGACTAATATAGGATGGTGTCCAACGGGCTGGAAGCATCCTCCAGCGGCACCAGGCTACAAGGAAAGGAAAAACCCAAGTGGGTTAAGGTTACAAATGACCGGGAAAATTAACTCTTGTCTCTAGACGCTAACGCGGTGTCATGGTCTCTGCCCTTGGTCCCAGCTTTGTCTCTTAGGATCTGGGTACTGGGAAAAGTTCTTTGGTCCCAGATGCTTGGTGATGAGTGTCAGCACCAGTAGTCTCGCCCGGTCGCTTCCACATCGAGCTCCAGGCTCCAACTCCTCAACCCACCTAGGCGCCAAGGCCTCCAAGCAAATAGCCTCCCTTTAAGGCCGCCCAAAAGCATTTCCTTGAAGTCAGTTGTGGCTCAAGACAAGGAACCTCTTCTTCGCTTGAACCTTGTCTTTTTCTGCTTGGTTACTGCCTGATGTTCAGTTTGGAGATTATGCACCTCCTCACAAGGGTATAAACCACTTGAGAAAAAGATAATGTActtcaagccgggtggtggtggcgcacgcctttaatcccagcattcgggaggcagagccagatagatctctgtgagttcgaggccagcctggtctacagagcgagatccaggacaggcaccaagacgacacagagaaaccctgtctcaagaaacaacaacaaagataatATACTTCTTTTATAATGTTCTTTAAGGATCTATAGCTTGGTGGAGATTGTATtctcggggggagggggggacaaaaaaacaaaaacaaaaaaaaaaccaaaaaactgatGAATGGACAAAGAGCAATCTCAGCCCAAGAGAAGGGACAATGGGAGACCATTTAAATATACAGTAGTTTGGGGATATTTTTGTGAGACAGGCTCTGAGCTCCTAGACAGCctgctgccttggcctcctgaatgttgggattagaggtatgtgccactacatccAGTATTTATTCTTCTGTTTAAACTTTGTCATAATAAGCATCTTGCCGGGCAGTGGAGgcccacgcctttgatcccagtactcaggaggcagagacaggcaaatttgagtttgaggccatcctggcctacagagctagttGAGGACAGTCgggtatacacagagaaaccctgtctcatgaaaaaaacaaaaaaaaacaccaaaaactcaAACAACAACATAATAAGCATTTCTACAACATAGAGACTATACCAGGAACTTATGAATTCACCATCCAGCCGTACTATACCTTGCCTCTTATTATTGtcatcattattgttgttgtttgagacagggcctcaaaTTCTCTGCACCTGCTTCAGACTTATTGATAATGGATATTTCTCCCATATTTTTGCTATAAAAACAGTGCTTGGGGAGAAgaaggtatggtggtttgaaagaaaacagcccccaaagagagtggcactattagaaggtatggccttggtggaggaagtgtgtcactgtgggggtgggctttgaggtctcatatatgtttaAGCcctgcccagtgagacagaccacttcctgttgcctgcatatcaagatgtaaacactctcagctccttctccagcaccatgtctgcctgtgtgccaccatgtcccatgatgatgataatggactggatctctaaactgtaagctacccaattaaatgtttttctttataagagttgccatggtcatggtggctCCTCACGGCAGTAGAAACCCCAGCTAAGACAGAAGGCTAGAGAAAACATGATTGGATATCACATTTAACTCATTAACATGTATGCATTCACATGCATACTAAAAGAaactgggctggggagacagtccAGTCTGTAAGATTCTTACTCTGCAGGGACcagaacctgaatttgatcctcagaacctacataAGAAAAGTGTGGTGATAGTGTGTccaccaatatattgtgcaccctaataaacttatctggggtcagagaacagaacctccactagatatagaggccagaaaatggtggcacacacacctttaatcctagcattctggaggcagagatccatccggatctctgtgagttcaaggccacactggaaactgccaggcatggtgacacacacttttaattccaggaagtgatggcaggaagcagaaaggtatataaggcgtgaggaccaggaactagagccttttttaagctttagcttttagcagcagttcagctgagatccattcgggtgaggactcagaggcttccagtctgaggaaacaggatcagctgaggaattggtgagatcTTTTAAGACTCGTGCTACAGAAAagcagggctgtggtggcacttgtattcccagcactggggagactggatccctggaactcagtggccagccacccTAGCATACTTGGTTGTCTGAGGCCAGCAGGAAGCCctgttttaataaataagatgGGTGGCACTTGGGAATAACACCTGAGGTTGGCCTCTGCTTCTACAGGCACATCATACTCaaacacctgcatacacacagagTAAGATTTGATGCTGTAATAACatttcgtttatttatttatttgtttgtttgtttgtttgtttgttttgtgtgtgtgtgtgtgtgtgtgtgtgtgtgtgtgtgtgtgtgtgtctgcaaagGTACTTGATACTtgatgtggggagggagggcaccTGCCATATGGTGCctgtatgaaggtcagaggacatctttgcggaatcagttctccccttccatcttTCCGTGGGTTCCAGGGGTCCAACCCCATTTACCAAACTTACACTGCTAGGTCCTTTGCCAGCTAAGACATTGGTAAGGCCCTGCAAGGAATATTCTTGTGCACGTAGTTTTATACATGTGAAACAGTATCCGTAAGAGTAGCGATGCTGGGACACAGGGAAGAGTGTCATCAAGGTTTCCTAGATGTTGCTAAACTGCTCTTCACAGAATGTGgtattggttgtttttgctctttttgggggcccgccacccagctcccacataaatcacacatggaggcttattcttaattataaatgccctgccttagcttggcttgtttcttgccagcttttcttaacttaaattattccatctaccttttgcctctgggctttttccttttctaacttctgtatatcttactttcactcttactccgtggctggctggctggctggctgggtggccccTGATATCAtctccttctctcactctttccttgatctttcttccagatttctccttctatatcttctctctgcctgccagccccgcctatcccttcTCCTGACTACCTATTggatgttcagttctttattagaccatcaggtgttttagacaggcacagtaacacagcttcacaaggttaaacaaatgcaacataaacaaaagtaacacaccttaaaataatatcccacaacagaatGGTATAACATTTGGACAGgattagtgtttcttttacttcACTCACTTCTCAATACTCAGTAAAGTTTTTAAATTGGATGGGTGGAAGGAAGTTTCACTGTATCTTTAAGTTGAATATTCCTGAATACTATGGAGGCTGGGCTGCTTATTGGTCTGTTGTATTTCTatcataattaattataattattattgttatcagcatcattgttattatttggggaggtgttttgagacagagtttctctgtgtaacagccctggatgttctagaacactctgtagaccaggctgaccttgaactcacagagatctgcctgcctctgcctcctaagtgctggaattagaggtgttcATCACCACCACCTAACTGGTTCTGTTGCTGTCCATTGTGGATTCAAgtcttttgttcatttct encodes:
- the Sf3b5 gene encoding splicing factor 3B subunit 5: MTDRYTIHSQLEHLQSKYIGTGHADTTKWEWLVNQHRDSYCSYMGHFDLLNYFAIAENESKARVRFNLMEKMLQPSGPPADKPEEN